A region of the Deinococcus hopiensis KR-140 genome:
CACGCCTGAAGGCGCGCTGCTTCCCTTGGAAGAGGCCCACATCCTCTCCCTGATCCCCGACGCAGAGCAGGACCACGAACTGGCAGCAGGTGTGCTTGAGGCCGTCATCACGGTCCGTTCGGTGCCCAAGTTGGGTACCTCGAAGCACGACTGTGAGGACGCCACGTATCCGGACATCTCCCGCCTGGCGCCGGTCGACCAGCAGGGCCTGAACATCGGCATCGCCGATGGAGCCACCTCCTATTCGTATTCGCGCCGATGGGCGGAATTAGCTCTGGAACACCTGCACGGTGTGACCGATCTCGCCGAGCTGCTTGGCGCGCCGCTCAGCGTGGCCCAGGAGCAGTGGAGCGCCTGGGTCCGGGAACAGACGCAGAGCGCTCCCCAGTCCTGGTTCTCGGCCAGAAAGCTGAAGGAGGGCTCGCACTGCACGCTGGTGAACCTCCGTCTCCTGACCCGGAGAAGCGTGGATCTCGGGCGCGTGCAGTGGAAGTACACCTGGGAGGCGGCCGCCGTGGGGGACAGTTGCCTCATTCATCTGGATGCACTGGGGAATCCAGCCGCTCAAACCGGAACCCCGTTTCCACTGAACTCTCCAGACCAGTACAGTTCTGTGGCCTACCTGCTGCCCAGTCTCCCCGACCAAGTGGCCGGGGTGCGAACCCACGTCCCCGAACCCCTCACCATGAGGGAGTTTGGCGAGGATGAAGCCTTCCTGCTGATGACGGACGCCCTTGCGGTCTGGTTCCTGACTGCCCAGCAGGCGTGGGTGGATGACGCCACCAATCAACGTCCAATAGAGGTTCTGGAAACGTTTCTCTACCATCCAGAGAAAGAATCAGAATCTGCTCCCGAGCGGCCGGCTGAGGTCAACCTCTCTGAGCTCGGCGTGGAGGAGGCTGCGTCATCCACCATGCTCGTCGCTGCAAGGCCGGAGCATCCCTTTGAGGCCGCGAGCAGTGATCCTCCTGAGGCTGAAGATGCGCCTGCGTTCAGCTCTGAATCTGCCGTACCTGCTGACCAGGAGACCCAGAGACAGCTGGCCTTTGCGACCTGGGCGGATACACTACGGCAGGCTCCTGGGAGCGCGCTGAAGGATGATGATCTGAGTTTCATCCACGTTCGTTTCCGCCGCCGGGCACAGGAGGGCTGACCATTCCAACCGCGTCCGATTTCAGCAGAGCCATCCAGAAGAAGAGTGCACTACACGACAGTCTGGGTGCCATTCGTGATGGGGAGATCCGCCGCAACCTCATGAAGCTGCCAGTGTCCAATGCCGGCACGTTCGCGGTGGTCTTCCAGACGCAGGTGGCCAGTGAGCGCTGGGCACTGCGCTGTTTCCTGCAACCCTCGCCCGACCTCCAGCAGCGCTATCAATTGCTGCGCGAGCACTTGGTGCAGCATCCCTGTCCCTTCTTCGTGAATTTTGATCTCCATGTCCCGGGTCTGCTGGTGAATGACCAGTGGGAGCCGTTGATGACCATGGAATGGCTTGAGGGTCTACCACTTCATGAGCATGTGGAGGAGCTTGTCGGTGACCGGGACGCCCTGCTGCAGTTGTCCTCCAACTGGATCAGCATGTTCGACCGGCTCCGGATCGCGCGACTGGCTCACGGCGACATTCACCATCAGAATGTTCTCGTGTCGGAGGGGCGCTTGCGCTTGGTCGACTACGACGCCGTCTGGACCGAGTCCCTGGCCGACAACGTTCCGAAGGAGGGGGGGCAGCCCAACTACCAGCATCCCCGCCCCCGCCGGTATGGCCCACACATGGACCATTTCCCGAGCTGGCTGGTGTACTACTCGCTGCTGGCCCTGAGCGTGGATCCTTCCCTATGGAACAGATTCGATGGGGGAGACCAGACGTTGCTGTTCCGCCGCGAGGATTTCCTGGATCCAAGCCGATCGGAGCTCCTCACGTCTCTGCGCAACAGTCCTAGCCCTCTCCTCAACCTGATTGATGCGGATATCCGCTCCTTCCTGCTACAGGATCCGGACACCATTCGGCCCCTGAGCCGCGCCAGCGTGATGGCCGCGGGGCTGCCCCTGCCCCCGCAGCCGTCCATATGGTGGGCCAGTTCGCCCGTGGAGCAGGAGTGGTTGAGGCGTTCGAATCGTATGTCACGCGGCGGTAACTCCTGGATCTCCCGCCGAACGTAAAGCGCATATTTTTCGTGACTACTCAGCAGGTCCTGACGATGAAGTCAAGGACTCGGCGAACATCCCTTCTACGCCGCGGAACCGGCGCTGCCGATGATTCATTAGGATAAAAGGGTGAACAAGCCTCATCTGAGACGAGCCATTGCGGTGTTTCCCGAGCAACTGTCGGGCACGTTCATACATGAAGTACGACACCTCTACGATCCACTCGAACCCCTGATCCATCTGCACCTTACGGTTGTGTTCCCGTTCAATGATTCCACCCCAACTACGGAATTGGCTGCCCTTTTGCAAGCAAGATTGGCATCCTTCAGACCGTTGGATATCCATCCAGGCGAAGCTACGGCGCATGGCGAATACTGTTCCTAAACGTGGAGCGAGGTAACGATGAGCTAGTCGCACTTCATGATATGCTGTACTCACACCTATTCCCGGAGTATCTCAATCCGGAGTACACGTTCGTCCCACATATTACACTCGGCCGTGTCCCCGATCGAACAGCCCGATTGAGTGCTTTGAACTTCGCGCGCGCTATCTGCTGCCCACTTGAAGTACGTGCGAATCGGCTGACTCTGTACAGCCGTGAAGAGACAGGGGGCAAGCGCGGGTCGATGCACAGATCGGGCTTGGAGAACACAGAGCACTGGACGAATAGAGTAACTGCCGTATTCCAGTAATTACTTTGTACGAACTCGGCTCCTATGCTGACTAGTTGTAAAAAGGGTAAGGTAAAGCTATCGTAAATACTCACCACGAGAGCCACCCTCGTGGTGAGTATTTACGATTTTTCACTGGTCTGGTAAGCTCTAAGCGGCTTTGAGACCGAAATCGAGCGGTCCTGATGTAAGGCAGCAAATTCTTCAAATCGAGCGTCAAGACACAGACCAAATAAAATACGGCGGGCATACAACGCGTTGTATGCCCGCCGTTGGGCGTCCTCCAGCCGAGACCTCAGTACCTGACAGGTTGATGTAAATGTCGTCTAGGACGTAGAAAAACCAGAAAAAGGGCGGCAAATGGAGGTGTGATCCGTCCCAGTGCCGCCCTTTCGCATGTTGACACGTTCGCCGCGTACCTCAAAGAACGCCTCCCGCATCACCGTTCCGACACCCTCCGTCGCCTGACGGAGGTCCTGTTCGGCATCCTTCAGGCCGAGTCCACGCTGCACCGTAAGATCGCCGTTCATATCCACCGTGACGCGACGCCGAGCTCCATTCTCCGCCTAGTCGCTCGGACGTTCCACGAAACGGACCTCACGCCAGCAGGACGTCCGTGACGTCCTGCTTCCACTGCTCCCGACGGGCAAGCTCACCTTCGTTCTGGACCGCACGAACTGGAAGTTGGGTCAGCGCGACCTCAATCTCCTGGTGCTAGGCGTTGCCCTCGGGGATGTGGTCCTCCCCCTCATGTGGAAGGTGTTGCCGCACGGCGGTAACAGTGACATGCGGGTCCGGATGCTCCTGGTCGGTCTGCTTCTGAAGCGTCTTCCCGCTCGACGTTGGGCGGTCCTGATCGCCGACCGGGAGTTCGTCGGGCAGGAGTGGTTCAGTTTTTTGCGAGCGAGGCAGATCAAGCGATGTATCCGTATCCGGGAAACACTGTATTGGACGAAGATCCTGCACGCCACTACTTCCAGAATCTCAAGCCGGGAGAGGTTCGTGAACTGCTCGAACGGGTCTGGGTGTACGGCAGTTGGATGCGCGTAGTGGCGACGCTCTCCCCACAGGGCTCAGTGATGCACGGAAGTCCCTCATGATGGGATGTATGTCTCTGGAGAGCCCTTTGGGCGTGGGATCGGCTTTCGTGACCAGCGCCTGGAGAGTGCGGCCTGCCGTTTGATCGATGCATTACACCGCTTCACGACGAGCACGCTGAGCCGACTGGCTCACAACCGCGCAGAGCAGGTGATGTTTTCGCGCTTTCTGCACAACCGTCATGTCCATCTTGATCAGTTGATCTACGGCGCCACCCAGGCGGGCCGGGCACGTGTTCAGCGTGCTGAACACGCTCATCTGCTGGTCTGCAGTGACACGACGGAGATCAACGTCAAGGGGACTCAAGGCGACCGTCAGGGGAACGCGCTAGGGGTCACAGGGAACAACAACGACCCTGGCTTCTTCATCCACGCGGGTTTGGCGTTGGACGCAGACCAGGGTCGTCCTCTCGGCTGCGTTTCCCTTCAACTGTGGACCCGGGGCGGATGGGTAGATCGGGAGACGCCCGAGTCGGAGAAATGGTTCAAGGTCACCCGCGATGTCCAGGGTTTGGCACCGCGTATCACCCTGATTCATGACCGCGAGGGTGACATCTACGATCTGTGGGTCCAGGTGAGGCAGCGAGGAGCTCAGATGATCACACGCGCACGACAAGATCGTGCGCTCATCCCAGAGGGTCCCGGGGACCAAACGCGGCTGTGGGCGAAGCTAGAACAGGCACCACGGCAAGGCTGTTTCGCGCTAAGCATCAGGGCGGACCAGAAGAAGAGACGTGCCGCACGGAAGAGTCAGATGGAACTGCGCTTTACAGCGGTATCGCTCCGCTCCCGGGGCGACCAGCGTAAAAGACCATCCGGGGAACGCGTGAAGGTGAACGCCATTGAGGTCCGGGAACGGGCAGAGGATGTTCCTCCAGGAGAACAACCGGTGGTGTGGCGCTTACTGACCAGCCATCCGGTCACAACCGTGGAGCAAGCATTGCAGATCGTGCAGTGGTATCTGTTCCGCTGGCGATCAGAGGACACCTTTAGCGCCTTGAAAACGCGTTGCGTCGATGTGGAGGCCAGCCGCTTGGAAAGCGGTCTGGCCCTGATGAAACTGGCCGTCATGAGCCTCTGGAGTGCCGCCAAAATGACCGAACTCGTCAAGCATCGTGATGACACCAACACGGACGCCCGCGAGTTCTTCCTCTTGGAAGAACTCGTGTGTCTCCAGGAGCTCTTACCCCTATACGAGGGGAAAACGCAGCGGCAGCAAAATCCCTACCCAGTGCGGAGCATCGCTTGGGCCATCTGGATTGTGGCTCGCCTCGGACATTGGCATGGCTCAGGGCAGCCAGGTCTTCAAATCGTTCGTAGAGGTCTGGAACGCTTCGACGCGATCTTTCTGGGATGGAACATCAACCACCGAAGATGAGGGACTTCCGTGCATCACTGAGCGCCCCTGGGAGAGCGCCTCCTCGTCGCCTCGGATTTGTCCCTCTGGAACACACTGACGACCTATCGTTTGAGGTGGGGCATCGAATGTGCGTTCTCAGCCATGAAAACTCGGGGTTTGAACCTCGAGCAGACCCACATGACCCAGCCAGATCGCCTCTCCCGCCTCTTTGGGCTGCTCAGCTTGGCACTGGCCTGGATGGTCCGCGTTGGGGCATGGCGGGCGGGGCAGCAGCCTATATCTACCAAGAAGCATGCTCGCCCGGCGATCAGCCGGGCGAGCTACGGGCGGGAACTCCTGTGCCCTGCCCTTCGGTGGGGAAAAACCACGTTCTACACGTACCTTGACCTGCTTAAGTCCCCTTTTCCCGCTCCTGAACGGCAAAAAACCTAACATGTCAGGTACTGAGAGCCGAGACACCACGTTGCGTCTTCCTCCAGCAGCCTGAAGTGTTTCTGCCCGAACGAGGCTCACCATTGGGAAGGCGACATTCCAGTGAGCTTCCAGCGCTGTCGTGTCTCGAAGTTGGCAGGTCTTCAACCCTGCAGGTTACTTGGCATCGCGGAAGACGAATTCCATCTCGAAGCGGGCACTGTACATTGCCTACACTTCCTCAGCCGTCATCGTGGTGTCAGAACTGCACAATACCGCGTACGCTTTGACCTGCCCCTAGTGATTCAGTCGGTGCATGACCACCACGCGTGGATCGCGCTCGAAGTGTGGTGCGTACAGAACGCACGGCAGTACCCGTTCCCGCTCTTGGGCAGTAACCAGTATCCAGCGCTCAAAGTCTACTTTGCCGTCTAATTTCTGTTTTGGTCCGCGCCGTTTGGGATGCACGCCCTCGAAGCGGTCGCACAGGTTGGCATTGCGTTGCAGCGTGGTGACCAGGGGCAGACCGTAGCCCGTCACGATCTGCATGAACGTGGTCCTGGCTGACTGACTGTCAGCAATGACAGCGCGAATCTTCGTTTTGAGTCCCTGGGGCAATGCCTCAAACGTGGCGTTGAGATGCCGCTGGTACTGCGACAGTCGGTCTGCCTCCTGGGCCTTGGGATGCGTTTGACGAATGTCCAGGGGAAAAGCGTGTCATACGCAATAAAAGTGATTCCTGTATATGACTAGATGTATGACGAGGATACAGATCACGTCTAGGACGACTTAAATAGATATGACTCTCATAACCATACGAGTGAGAATCATTATTATTCCGTATCAGTGGGGAACATCAATCAAGGTGCAGCAGGAGAGTTTCAGACCGTGTTCTGCTCGGCTGGCACTCCCGTTCCAGAACGAACCACGCTGTGTCTGCATTAGGGAGAAAGGTCGCGTCCATCCCGAGGATGGACGTCTGTTCGAAGAGGCGCTGATCCAGCAACTGCTGGATCAGCGCTGTATGGAGTGCACACCAGGGCCAGGTTCGGCGGAACCAACTCCGTAACGTCTTCTCGTTCCAGCCACTGTAACGTGCCAATTTGGTGGCATTGACCTGCTCAGGCATGGCGAGACACACCGTGGGTGGAGCGTGTAGGCAGTAGCGTTGAACTGCTCGGAGTATCACCTGATGGAGCAGGCTTTGTAGGATAGTCATGGGTCTTCCTTTCGCTGGTGTCGCAACTTCAGCTTACGGAGGACCCCTTGTCCTTCAAAAACTTACCGGACCATTGATTTTGGGCTTTTCTGGACTCTCACGAACTCAGCTCTTTCCAGAAAAGAACGCAGATTGGCGCTACAACGATTCAATGTAGGAGGAGGGAACATGGGAGATGTAAGTATACCAAAGGTCTTACACAATAAAACAGCTGAAAGCTTTCAGGGAGCCTTAGCCCATTTACGGGTGGTTCGGTGCCGCACCACGACGTCAGTCTGCTCAGGGTTCCGAACATTGCGCTGCACGCGGCGTTCCAGGTTGCCGGTTTCGTCGAGCACCTCCACTTCGACGACATGCATGGAGGGCTCCAGAGTACCGGAACCCTCGGTCAGGCCCGCCCGGACCCGCTCGACGACGGAGGCCAGCTGTTCGTGCACCTCATGTTCCCAGACCCGCACCACCGTCCAGCCGTCCTGCTCGAGGGCCACAGTCTGACGGTGGTCACGCTCGAAGTTCTGCAGCAGCTTCTGGGCCCAGAAGGCATTGTTCGACCGGGGCCGCACGTAGTGCTCCGGGCAGCCATGCCAGAAGCAACCGTCAATGAAGACGGCCACCCGAGCACCCGGAAAGACCACGTCCGGCCGGCCATGGGGCGTTCGGACGTGAAGCCGGTAGCGCAGACCGGCCAGCCACAGGGCCCGGCGCAGCAGCAGTTCCGGCTTGGTGTTTTTCGAGGGTGAGTTCGGCATATTCGGCGCCGGCTAGTCGGCCGCGACCACATCCGCCTGACGCCGCACAGCTGCCATCAGCGTATCGCGGATGGTGGTGGCCAGCGCCCGTGACATCAGGGGGGGGACGGCATTGCCAATCTGGCGGAAGGCGGCACCCATGGAGCCGTGGAACAGGAACGCGTCCGGGAATGACTGCAGCCGGGCTGCCTCACGGACCGTGATGGTGCGCGCCTGAGAGCTGTCGTAGTGGATATGGCTGTAGCCGTCCTTGCTCAGGTGCGCCTGCAGGGTGTGGGAAGGCTGATTGCGCTGCAGCTTCTGCCACTTGTTGGAAAAGCTGTCCACGGGATAGGGAGGTACATACGCCTTCCTGATCACGGCATACTCGTCCGTTCCCTCCCGGGGTGCACCTTCTCCCAGGCGGGCCAGCTCCTTGTGGAACAGCTCGATGGCCAGCTCGTGGGCCCGGGGATATAGGGCGCCCTCCGGCATGGCCTCGAAGATGCGCCAATCCCGCTTCAGGTAGCGGGTGATGTGACGCCGGGCGCCGGACTCCAGTGTAGTGCGCAGCCACTGACGCATCTCCAGCGCGTAGCTGCTGGGAGACTCACCCGTATAGGGGTAGCTCTGCTCGTCCACTTGGGCTCGTGAATCGGAGCCACGAAAGGGAGGCAGGTCCCGCAGCGCCTCGCCCACAGTCACAGCCGGCAGCAGATCGGACTCCGGCACCGCTGGAGGATCCATGTAATGCCCTGAGTTCTGGAACAGGTCACGCTGGCGAAGCATCCCGATCCGGCTGACCCTGTCACGGTACCCCTCTGGTAGGAGGTGACTCCGCGTGGGAGGGGGAAACACCACAGGGGTCTCCAGCCGCTGGTGATAGGCCAGCAGGAACATGCGCTTGCGCATCTGCGGCACTCCGTAGTGCACGGCGTTCAGCAGGGTGTAGCGCACCTCGTAGCCCTGACCGATCAGGTCGTGGGCAATCTCCTCCGCAACGTTCCGTCCCCCGTAGTTCAGGATGTCCGGCACATTCTCCATCACGATCACTAACGGCTGAAAGCGGCGCACATACCGCAGGTACTCCTCATACAGCTGCGCGCGCGGATCATTGCGGAATTCTCCGTCCGCCCTGACCGACCGCAGTTTGGCCCGTCCGATGCGGGCAAAGGCTTGGCAGGGCGGGCCGCCTATGATGACGTCCACGGCCAGCTCCGGCGTTCCCAGGTCCAGGTCGGCCGCCAAGGCGTCCGGGGAGGTGGCGGTGATGTCGCGGCTGACGGCGTGGGCAGCGCTCCCGGCATGGAAGTTGGCTGCGTGGGATGCGGCGGCGTCCGGATCGAACTCCACGGCGCCCCGAAGATCGAAGCCGGCCGCGTGGAAGCCCAGCGAGAACCCACCACACCCGCTGAACAGGTCAAGCAGGCGGGGCGCATTGTCCGGCTGGGACAGGCGGTCGATCTTCCATTGGATGGGGTCGTGGGTCATGATGGGTCCGGGCAGCGCCGCTGCCTATTATCCCGGACAGCCGAACAGAAATTCCAGTCTGGCACGCTCCGTATTCGCCCGGGGTCCTGACGCCGGTTCTCTTGTTGCAGGACAGGTAGGAGAGGTTCCAAAGCGCTTTTCAAACAGTTCTATAATCAGACGTTCATGACTCTCAATGATGTCAAACCTCCGCTGGCCAGTTCGAGCCCTGAGCAGCTGGCAGAGGAGGGTCAGCCCTCACACGGGGTGGCCCTCTGGCGCCGCAGGAAGCACTTCTCGTCGGTGCACACCAGGTGGCGGCGCGACACCGCACCTCTGATTGAGCAGTTGCGTGAGCAGATGATCCGGGTGGCACCGGGCGCGACCCAGGTACAGCTGCGTGATCTCCTGGACGAGGAGGCGTCGCGGCTGCAGGTCATCGGCCGGGTCCTACAGCTCGTTCATCCACCCGCCTCCGAGACTCATCGTCTGTCCGGTCTGGACCTGCTGGTGTTCGCTGTGCTGGAGGATGCATCCGACGCGAAGCGGGCGCGCGGGGCCCTGAGGCAGCTGAGACAGGCCGCTCCCTCGTGGGCAGACCTTGCCGGTCTGCCCAGAGCCGAGGTGGCCGCCCTGCTTCAGGGGGCCGGTGTGGCTCCCTTCTGGGCAGGCGTGCTTCTCGAACTGCTGTCACAGGTCCAGCAGTGGTGTGGCGGTATGACGCTGGAGCCTCTCCGCGCCTCGACCCCAGTGGCCGCGCTGCTCTGGCTCACTGGTCTGCCGGGCGTGACCAAGCAGACGGCCCTTCATGTTCTGCTGCAGGAGCGCACGGACAGCCCCATGCCGGCGGAGGCAGCACCCATGCGGGTCCTAGGGCGACTGGGCATCCTCAATGACGCTGGCCTCCAGGATCCCCTCGACGTTGAGACGCTCAGAAGCCTGGTGCCCCCCGATCTGCGCCGGGAGCTGCACCGCACCCTGACCGCCCACGCCGAGGAGATCTGTACCCCCCGAACACCCCGCTGCGGGGACTGTGCGGTCAACCGCTTCTGCAGGGCTTGGCGTGCCCAGCAGGTGGAGTTGGCCGCCCGGTCGGCTCGCCCCACCATGGTGGACCTCTTCTGTGGAGCGG
Encoded here:
- a CDS encoding 2'-5' RNA ligase family protein, with amino-acid sequence MFPEQLSGTFIHEVRHLYDPLEPLIHLHLTVVFPFNDSTPTTELAALLQARLASFRPLDIHPGEATAHGEYCS
- a CDS encoding 2'-5' RNA ligase family protein, yielding MFLNVERGNDELVALHDMLYSHLFPEYLNPEYTFVPHITLGRVPDRTARLSALNFARAICCPLEVRANRLTLYSREETGGKRGSMHRSGLENTEHWTNRVTAVFQ
- a CDS encoding IS4 family transposase, with the translated sequence MIDALHRFTTSTLSRLAHNRAEQVMFSRFLHNRHVHLDQLIYGATQAGRARVQRAEHAHLLVCSDTTEINVKGTQGDRQGNALGVTGNNNDPGFFIHAGLALDADQGRPLGCVSLQLWTRGGWVDRETPESEKWFKVTRDVQGLAPRITLIHDREGDIYDLWVQVRQRGAQMITRARQDRALIPEGPGDQTRLWAKLEQAPRQGCFALSIRADQKKRRAARKSQMELRFTAVSLRSRGDQRKRPSGERVKVNAIEVRERAEDVPPGEQPVVWRLLTSHPVTTVEQALQIVQWYLFRWRSEDTFSALKTRCVDVEASRLESGLALMKLAVMSLWSAAKMTELVKHRDDTNTDAREFFLLEELVCLQELLPLYEGKTQRQQNPYPVRSIAWAIWIVARLGHWHGSGQPGLQIVRRGLERFDAIFLGWNINHRR
- a CDS encoding very short patch repair endonuclease — its product is MPNSPSKNTKPELLLRRALWLAGLRYRLHVRTPHGRPDVVFPGARVAVFIDGCFWHGCPEHYVRPRSNNAFWAQKLLQNFERDHRQTVALEQDGWTVVRVWEHEVHEQLASVVERVRAGLTEGSGTLEPSMHVVEVEVLDETGNLERRVQRNVRNPEQTDVVVRHRTTRKWAKAP
- a CDS encoding DNA cytosine methyltransferase produces the protein MTHDPIQWKIDRLSQPDNAPRLLDLFSGCGGFSLGFHAAGFDLRGAVEFDPDAAASHAANFHAGSAAHAVSRDITATSPDALAADLDLGTPELAVDVIIGGPPCQAFARIGRAKLRSVRADGEFRNDPRAQLYEEYLRYVRRFQPLVIVMENVPDILNYGGRNVAEEIAHDLIGQGYEVRYTLLNAVHYGVPQMRKRMFLLAYHQRLETPVVFPPPTRSHLLPEGYRDRVSRIGMLRQRDLFQNSGHYMDPPAVPESDLLPAVTVGEALRDLPPFRGSDSRAQVDEQSYPYTGESPSSYALEMRQWLRTTLESGARRHITRYLKRDWRIFEAMPEGALYPRAHELAIELFHKELARLGEGAPREGTDEYAVIRKAYVPPYPVDSFSNKWQKLQRNQPSHTLQAHLSKDGYSHIHYDSSQARTITVREAARLQSFPDAFLFHGSMGAAFRQIGNAVPPLMSRALATTIRDTLMAAVRRQADVVAAD